In Nissabacter sp. SGAir0207, the genomic stretch TGGATTGACGCCGCCTCCTCGCTGCGCATGAAAGATGACGCCATCATCATCCTCGACCCGGTCAACCATGAAGTGATCCGTCAGGGCGTGGATCGCGGCATCAAAACCTTCGTCGGCGGCAACTGCACCGTCAGCCTGATGCTGATGTCCCTCGGCGGCCTGTTTGCGCAGGATTTGGTGGAGTGGGTTTCGGTTGCCACCTATCAGGCGGCCTCCGGCGGCGGCGCGCGCCACATGCGTGAGCTGCTGACCCAGATGGGGATGCTGCACAGTGAAGTGGCGAAAGAGCTGCAAGACCCGGCCTCCGCCATCCTCGACATCGAGCGCAAGGTCACGGCGCTGACCCGCAGCGGCAGCCTGCCGACCGACCAGTTCGGCGTACCGCTGGCGGGCGGCCTGATCCCGTGGATCGACAAGGCGCTGGAGAACGGCCAGAGCAAAGAGGAGTGGAAAGGGCAGGCGGAGACCAACAAAATCCTCAACACCCAGACCCTGATCCCGGTGGATGGCCTCTGCGTGCGCATCGGCGCGCTGCGCTGCCACAGCCAGGCCTTCACCATCAAGCTGAAGCAGGACGTGGCGATCCCGGACATCGAGCACATGCTGGCGACCCACAATGACTGGGTGCGCGTCATCCCGAATGACCGCGAGCTGTCGATGCGCGAGCTGACGCCCGCCGCCGTTACCGGCACCCTCAACGCCCCGGTCGGCCGCCTGCGCAAGCTGAACATGGGGCCGGAGTACCTCTCCGCCTTCACCGTCGGCGACCAGCTGCTATGGGGCGCCGCCGAACCGTTGCGCCGCATGTTGCGCATCCTGCTGTAATCTTTCGAAAGGGCGCGTAATGCGCCCTTTTCTTTATTTTGTGATCGCCCTCGCGCGCCACGCGCTCGCGCCATTTCCTGCTTTTTTCTTTGCTGATAAAAATCCTGCCGCTTCGCTGAGTTTCTTTAAAACCATTGACTATGCTTAGCTGTGAAAGCGCGCCCCGGCAAAGGCTGGCCGGAGACCCCCTTGCCCCCAAATTGTGCGCAATGAATATGACAAAGAGTAAATAAACGGGCTGGCTCACGCTTTTAAGGATAAAAGGGACAAATGATGGGTCAGGATGATCGATTGGTACTTAAATGAATTTATTGATTTTATTGTTGCCATTAATTACAGGATGAAATGCCATGTCAGTTCTTCCCGATCAACATGTGATCAACAAGATTATTGCCGGGCACTATACCGACCCCTTTTCGCTGCTGGGAATGCATAAAGTTGCGGCCGGGTTGGAAGTCCGGGCACTGTTGCCGGAGGCAACGGATGTATGGGTGATTGATGCCCAGAGCAACCGGAAAGTGGTCAACCTGCATCGCCGGGATGAACGTGGTTTTTTTGTCGGGCTGCTGCCGCGGCGAAAGAATGCTTTCCACTACCAGCTTCAGGTCACCTGGGGTGACGAGACGGTAGTGATTGAAGACCCCTACCGCTTTGGCCCGCTGTTGCAGGATCTCGATATCTGGCTGCTCTCCGAGGGCACCCACCTGCGCCCCTATGAGCGGCTCGGCGCGCACCCCACCACGCTGGATGGCATCGAGGGCGTCAGCTTTGCGGTCTGGGCACCCAACGCGGTGCGGGTCTCGGTGGTGGGCGAGTTCAACTTCTGGGATGGCCGCCGCCACCCGATGCGCCTGCGCCGGGAGAATGGCATCTGGGAGCTGTTCCTGCCGAACGTGAAACCCGGCCAACTCTACAAGTATGAGATCATCGACTGCCACAGCCATGTGCGGCTGAAGGCCGACCCCTATGCCTTCGAGGCGCAGATGCGCCCGGAGACCGCCTCACGCGTCAGCAAGCTGCCAGCCTCGGTGCCGCGCAACGCCGCCCGCCAGCGCGCCAATGACTTCGACCAGCCTATCTCCATCTACGAGGTGCACCTCGGCTCCTGGCGTCGCCACACCGACAATAATTTCTGGCTGAGCTACGGCGAACTGGCCGAGCAGCTGGTCAGCTACGTCAAAGAGATGGGCTTCACCCACATCGAGCTACTGCCGATCAATGAGCACCCGTTTGATGGTAGCTGGGGCTACCAGCCGCTTGGCATGTATGCGCCGACGCGCCGCTACGGCTCGCCGGATGAGTTCCGCGCCTTCATTGAAAAAGCGCATGAGGCGGGCATCAACGTCATCCTCGACTGGGTGCCGGGCCACTTCCCAAGTGATGACCACGGGCTGGCGAGTTTTGATGGCACCTCGCTCTATGAGTATGCCGACCCGCGCGAGGGCTACCACCAAGACTGGAACACCCTGATCTACAACTATGGCCGCCACGAGGTGCGCAACTTCCTCGCTGGCAACGCCTTCTATTGGGTGGAGCGCTACGGCATCGACGCCCTGCGGGTGGATGCGGTGGCCTCGATGATCTACCGCGACTACAGCCGCGCCGAGGGGCAGTGGGTGCCGAACTACTACGGCGGCCGCGAGAACCTGGAGGCGATCGCCTTCCTGCGCTACACCAATGAGACGCTCGGCAAAGCCCTGCCGGGCGCGGTGACGCTGGCGGAGGAGTCCACCGACTACCCCGGCGTCACTAACCCGCCAGACGCTGGCGGCCTCGGTTTCCACTACAAGTGGAACCTCGGCTGGATGCACGACACCCTGAACTACATGAAGCTCGATCCGGTGCACCGCAAGTACCACCACGACCAGCTCACCTTCGGTATGCTCTACGCCTACACCGAAAACTTTGTGCTGCCCATCTCCCATGATGAAGTGGTGCACGGCAAAGGCTCGATGCTCGACCGGATGCCGGGCGATGCGTGGCAGAAGTTCGCCAACCTGCGTGCCTACTACGGCTTTATGTGGGCGCACCCCGGCAAGAAGCTGCTGTTCATGGGCTGCGAGTTCGCGCAGGGGCGCGAATGGGACTTCAACCAGAGCCTCGACTGGCATCTGCTGGAAGGGCACGACGGCTGGCACAGCGGCGTGCAGCGGCTGGTGCGCGACCTGAACCACACCTACCAGCAGCAGACGGCGCTGTATGAGCTGGACTACCAGCCGCAGGGCTTCGAGTGGCTGGTGGTGGATGACCATGAGAACTCGGTCTACGCCTTCGCCCGCCGCGACCGCGCTGGCAATGAGCTGATCGCCATCAGCAACTTTACCCCAGTGCCGCGCTACGGCTACCGCATCGGCATCGACCGGCCGGGCCGCTACCGCGAGGTGATCAACACTGACTCCCACTTCTACCGCGGCAGCAATGTCGGCAATGAGGGGGTGATTGAGAGCCGCGAAGAGGGCAGCCACCACCGGCCGCACTCGTTGCAAGTGACGATACCGCCGCTGGCGACCCTCTATCTGGTGAGGGAGGGCGCATGACGGAGTTGGGGCAGGGAACATCCACACCGCCAGGCGCACAGGCCGATGCCCACGGCATCAATTTCAGCGTCTTTTCCGCCCATGCCACGCGCATCGAACTCTGCCTGTTCGATGACGACGGCAACGAGCAGCGTCTGCCGCTGCCGGGGCGCACCGGCAACTGGTGGCATGGCTTCCTGCCCGATGGCCGGCCGGGGCTGCGCTATGGCTTCCGCGCCCACGGGCCGTATGACCCGCAGAACGGCCATCGCTTCAACCCAAACAAACTGCTGGTTGACCCCTGCGCGCACTGGGTAGAGGGCGACGTGCCCGACGACCCGCGCCTGTATGGCGGTGGCGACCAGCCCGATTCGCAGGAGAGCGCCGCCGTCGCGCCCAAGAGCGTGGTGGTCTCCCTGGAATATGACTGGGAGGATGACGCCCCGCCGCGCACCCCCTGGGGCCAGACGGTGATCTATGAGGCCCATGTACGCGGGCTGACCAAGCGGCACCCGGCGATCCCGGAGGCGCAGCGCGGTACCTATGCGGCGCTCGCCCACCCGGCGATGCTGGAGCATCTCACCTCGCTTGGTATCACCGCGCTGGAGCTACTGCCGATCCAGCACTTCGCCGACGAGCCGCGTTTGCAGCGCGAGGGGCTGAGCAACTACTGGGGCTACAACCCGCTGGCGCTCTATGCGCTGGAACCCACTTACGCCAGCCAACCGACGCCGCAGGCGGCGATGGATGAGTTCCGTGACGCGGTGAAAACCCTGCACCGCCACGGCATTGAGGTGATCCTCGACATCGTTTTCAACCACACGGCGGAGATTGATCTCACCGGCCCGACGCTCTCCCTGCGCGGGCTGGACAACCGCAGCTACTACTGGCTGCACGGCAATGGCGACTACGACAACATGACCGGCTGCGGCAACACGGTGCGGCTGGTGGATGAGGAGGTGGTCGCCTGGGCGATTGGCTGTATGCGCCACTGGCTGGAGGAGTACCACATCGACGGCTTCCGCTTTGACCTGGCGCCGGTGATGGGGCGCACGCCAGCCTTCGCGCCGGACGCACCGCTGCTGAAGGCGATGCTGGCCGACCCGGTCATCTCCCAGTGCAAGCTGATTGCCGAGCCGTGGGACATTGGCCTCGGCGGTTACCAGCTCGGCCACTTCCCCGCGCCGTTTGGCGAGTGGAACGACCATTTCCGCGATGACATGCGCCGCTTCTGGTTGCAGGGCCACCTGCCGCTGGGGCGATTCGCGACCCGTTTTGCCGGCTCCAGCGATCTCTTTGGTCACGACGGCCGGCGGCCCGCAGCGAGCATCAATATGCTGACGGCCCACGATGGCTTTACCTTGCAGGACACCGTGAGTTTTAACCACAAACACAACCAGTCGAACGGTGAGCACAACCGGGACGGGGCCAGTGAAAATTACAGCAATAACCACGGTCATGAGGGTCTTGATGCCGACGAGGAGGTGCGTGCGCGCCGCCGCCGTTCGCAACAGGCCCTGTTAACCACGCTGTTGTTGGCGCATGGAACGCCCATGCTGCTGGCCGGTGATGAACAGGGACAGAGCCAGCAGGGCAATAACAACGCCTACTGCCAGGACAATGAATTGACCTGGCTTAACTGGGCCGACGCGGATGCCTCCCTGACCGCCTTTACCGCTGCACTGCTGCGCCTGCGCCGCCAAATCCCGGCCCTCAGCCGGGAGAGCTGGTGGGAAGACGCGGGCGACGACGTGCAGTGGCTAAATGGTCAGGGGCAGCCGATGACCGTGCAGCGCTGGGAGCGGGGGCCGCAGCAGCATCTGCAAATCCTGCTGTCACGCCGGTGGCTGGTGGTCATTAACGCCTCAGAGCGAGCCGACGACGTTCCGTTGCCGCCGGGCCTCTGGGTAGCGGTTGACCCGTTCAATCAGGATGAAAACCGGCCAGAGCATGGGCTCTGGCATGCCCCCGCACGCGCAGCCTGCGTCTTCGTGCGGGAATAAAAGGAGTCAGCCATGGTGAAGTTAGAAAATAAAGATGCCTTGATGTTGGCCAGGCAACTGCCCACCGAAACGGCGGCGCTGATCCTGGCCGGGGGCCGTGGCTCGCGGCTGAAAGATTTAACCTCTACCCGTGCAAAACCCGCCGTCCACTTTGGCGGCAAGTTCCGTATTATCGATTTTGCCCTCTCCAACTGCCTGAACTCCGGGATCCGCCGCATCGGCGTGCTGACCCAATACCAGTCCCACACGCTGGTGCAGCATATCCAGCGCGGCTGGTCGTTCCTGAATGAGGAGATGAATGAGTTTGTGGATCTGCTGCCCGCACAGCAGCGTAATGAAGATGACAACTGGTACAAGGGCACGGCGGATGCCATCTACCAGAACATCGACATTATCCGGCGCTATGAGGCGAAATATATCGTCATTCTCGCCGGTGACCACATCTACAAAATGGACTACTCGCGGATGCTGATCGACCACGTGCAGAAGGAGGCGGAGTGTACCGTCGCCTGCCTGCCGGTGCCGCTGGCGGAAGCGCGTGACTTTGGCGTGATCCATGTCGATGAGGAGGGGCGCATCTGCAACTTCATCGAGAAGCCCAAGGATCCGCCGCCGATGCCCGGCAACCCGGATATGGCGCTCGCCAGCATGGGCATCTACATTTTCAATGCCGAGTTTCTGTTCCGCCTGCTGGAAGAGGATCGGGCGCTGGACAATTCCGAGCACGATTTCGGCAAGGATGTGATCCCGAAAATCACCGGCCAGGGCAAGGCCTGGGCGCACCCGTTCACGCTCTCCTGCGTGACCTCCACGCCCGGCGCGCCGCCCTACTGGCGTGATGTGGGTACGCTGGATGCCTACTGGCGCACCAACCTGGATCTGGCCTCCGTCACCCCGGAGCTGGACATGTACGACCGCCGCTGGCCGATCCGCACCCACATGGAGCCGCTGCCGCCCGCGAAGTTCGTGCAGGATCGATCCGGCAGCCACGGCATGACGATGAACTCGCTGGTCTCCGGCGGCTGCATCGTCTCTGGCTCGGTGCTGCTGCACTCGGTGCTGTTCCCGCGTGTCCGGGTCAATTCGTTCTGTACCATTGACTCCTCGGTGCTGCTGCCGGATGTCAATATTGGGCGATCCTGCCGCTTGCGGCGTTGCATCATCGACCGCGCCTGCCATATCCCGGAGGGCATGGTGATCGGGGAGAACCCGGATGAGGATCGCCGGCGGTTTTATCTGTCAGAAGGTGGAGTGGTGTTAGTTACCCGGGCGATGCTGGCCAAGTTGGAGGGCGAACGCGGCCAATAGTGCCGCGGGACGCACAGCTTGGGTGAAAGTCTGCCCGCGGCAATAGGATCTGTCCGCGGGCTTTTTCGCCCCCCAGATGTCTTAAGTTGATGTCCGGCGCAGAGGCGCCGGAGCCGACAATCAGGAGCGACGATGCAGGTTTTACATGTGTGTTCAGAGCTTTTTCCCCTGCTGAAAACGGGCGGGCTAGCGGATGTTACCGGCGCGTTACCCGCCGCCCAAATCGCGGAAGGGACTGACGTCCGCGTACTTATTCCCGGTTTCCCGGACATTATGCAGGGTATCCCGGAAACCAATGTGGTGCGCCATCTGGACACCTTTGCCGGGCCGGTGGAGGTGCGTTACGGCCTCTATCGCGGCGTGGGGATCTACGTTATTGACGCCCCGGCGCTCTATGACCGCGCCGGTAGCCCTTACCACGACCAGTCGCTCTACGCTTACCCGGACAACCACCGGCGCTTTGCCCTGCTCGGCTGGATCGCCAGCGAGCTGGCGCTGGGTCTGGACAACTTCTGGAAGCCCGACATCGTCCATGCCCACGACTGGCATGCCGGGCTGACCTGCGCCTATATCGCCGCGCGCGGGCACCCGGTGAAGACAGTCTTCACGGTGCACAACCTGGCCTACCAAGGGCTGTTCTCCGCCAGCCATTTGCACGAGTTGCAGATCCCGGCGTCATTCTTTGGCGTCTACGGGCTGGAGTTCTACGGCCAGATCTCCTACCTGAAGGCCGGGCTATTCTTCGCCGACCATATCACCGCCGTCAGCCCGACCTACGCCCATGAGATCACGCTGCCAGCCTACGGCTACGGCATGGAGGGGCTGTTGCAGGAGCGCGAAAGTGAGGGCCGGCTGAGCGGCATCCTCAACGGGGTGGATGAGGCAATCTGGAACCCGGAGACGGACATCCTGCTGTCGGCGCGCTACAGCGGCGACAACCTGCGCGCCAAGGCGATCAACAAAGCCTATTTGCAACGGGTGATGGGGCTGGACGTGGATGAGAACAAACCGGTCTTCTCCGTCGTCAGCCGCCTGACCAGCCAGAAGGGGCTGGATCTGGTGCTCGGCGCGCTGCCGGGCATTCTGGAGCAGGGCGGGCAAATGGTGATCCTTGGCGCGGGCGACGCGGTGCTGCAACAGGCGTTCCTCGCCGCCGCCGCTGACTACCCCGGCCAGGTGGGGGTACAGATTGGCTACCATGAGGCCTTCTCCCACCGCATTATCGGCGGCGCGGATGTGATTCTGGTGCCGAGCCGGTTCGAACCGTGCGGCCTGACCCAACTCTACGGCCTGAAATATGGCACCCTGCCACTGGTACGCCGCACCGGCGGGCTGGCTGACACCGTGGTGGACTGCTCGCTGGAGAATCTGGCGGATGGCACCGCCAGCGGCTTTGTGTTCGAGGACACCACGGCACAATCCCTGAGCCAGGCGGTACGGCGCGCGATGGTGCTCTGGACGCGCCAGAAGCACTGGCGGCACGTGCAGCAGCACGCCATGAGCCTCGACTTCTCCTGGCAGGTGGCGGCGCAGTCCTACAAGGCGTTGTACCAACGATTACTGGGCTGATACAGCCCCTGCGCCGGCCCCACAGGCCGGCGCGCTATCTCCCGGCTGCGGCAGATCGTGGCCGACCTTTATTAAGTGGTGGCACTACTCACGTGGATGGGAAACGCTATGACTTCACCGTTTAACTACACTTCGCCGACCATCAGTGTCGAGGCGTTGAAACACTCTATTGCCTACAAACTGATGTTCATGATTGGCAAAGATCCCTCAATCGCCAACAAGCACGACTGGCTGAACGCCTCACTCTATGCGGTGCGCGACCGGATGGTGGAGCGCTGGCTGCGCTCCAACCGCGCCCAGCTTTCGCAGGATGTACGCCAGGTCTACTACCTGTCGATGGAATTTTTGCTGGGGCGCACCCTCTCCAACGCCCTGCTGTCGATGGGCATCTATGACGATCTCAAGCAGGCACTGAGCGAGATGGGGCTGGATCTGGCGGAGCTAATTGAGGAGGAGAACGACCCCGGCCTCGGCAACGGCGGGCTGGGGCGATTGGCGGCCTGCTTCCTCGACTCGCTGGCGACCCTCGGCCTGCCGGGGCGCGGCTACGGCATCCGCTATGAGTACGGCATGTTCGCGCAGAAAATTGTCCACGGCCAGCAGGCGGAGTCGCCGGATAACTGGCTGGAGTATGGCAACCCGTGGGAGTTCCCGCGCCACAACACCCGCTACAAAGTGCGCTTCGGCGGCCGCATCCAGCAGGAGGGCACCAAAACCCGCTGGCTGGAGACGGAGGAGATTCTGGCCTGCGCCTACGATCAGGTGATCCCCGGCTTTGACACCGACGCCGCCAACACCCTGCGGCTGTGGGGCGCGCAGGCGAGTAATGAGATCAACCTCGGCAAGTTCAACCAAGGCGACTACTTCGCGGCGGTGGAGGACAAAAACCACTCGGAGAACGTGTCGCGGGTGCTCTACCCGGATGACTCCACCTACTCGGGCCGCGAGCTGCGGCTGCGGCAGGAGTACTTTTTGGTCTCCGCCACCGTGCAGGATATCCTCAACCGCCACTGGATGATGCACCAGACCTTTGAGAACCTGGCGGAGAAGATCGCCATCCACCTGAATGATACCCACCCGGTGCTGGCGATCCCGGAGCTGATGCGGTTGCTGATCGACGAGCACAAATTCAGCTGGCAGAAGGCGTGGGAGGTGACCAGCCAGGTCTTCTCCTACACCAACCACACGCTGATGAGCGAGGCGCTCGAGACCTGGCCGGTGGACATGCTCGGCAAGATCTTGCCGCGCCACCTGCAACTGATCTTCGAGATCAATGACAACTTCCTGAAGTTCGTGACCGAACAGTCACCGGATGACATCGATCTGCTGGCGCGGGTGTCGATCATTGATGAGGGGCATGGCCGCCGGGTGCGCATGGCGTGGCTGGCGGTGATCGCCAGCCACAAGGTCAACGGCGTGTCGGTGCTGCACTCGGAACTGATGGTGCAGTCACTGTTCGCGGACTTCGCGCGCCTGTTCCCAGATCGCTTCTGCAACAAAACCAACGGCGTCACGCCGCGTCGCTGGGTGGCGCTGGCCAACCCGTCGCTGGCCTCAGTACTCGATGACAGCATCGGCCAGACCTGGCGCACCGATCTTAGCCAGTTGGCCGAACTGAAACAGAACGTCGACTACCCCAGCTTCTTGCAGGCGTTACAGAAGGCCAAGCTGGAGAACAAGCGTCGGCTGGCAATCTACATCGCCCGGCAGCTCAACACGGTGGTCAACGCCGCCTCGATGTTTGACGTGCAGATCAAGCGTATCCATGAGTACAAGCGCCAGCTGCTCAACGTGCTGCATGTGATCACCCGCTATAACCGCATTCTGGCGGAGCCGGAGAAAGATTGGGTACCGCGCACGGTGATCTTCGCTGGCAAGGCTGCCTCGGCTTACTACGCGGCGAAGCAGATCATTCGGTTGATCAATGACGTGGCGAAGGTGATCAACAACGATCCGCGCTCGCAAGCCAAGCTGAAGGTGGTGTTCATCCCGAACTACAGCGTCAGCCTGGCACAGCTCATCATCCCGGCGGCGGATCTCTCAGAGCAGATTTCACTGGCGGGCACCGAGGCCTCCGGCACCAGCAACATGAAATTCGCCCTGAACGGCGCGCTCACCATCGGCACGCTCGACGGCGCGAACGTCGAGATGCTGGAGCACGTCGGCGAGGAGAATATCTTCATCTTCGGCAACACCACCGAGCAGGTGGAGGAGCTGCGCCGCACCGGCTACAACCCGCACCAGTACTATGAGCAGGATCATGAGCTGCATCAGGTGCTGACGCAGATTGCCACCGGCGTCTTTAGCCCCGAGGAGCCAAAGCGCTACAGCAACCTGTTCGACTCGCTGGTCAACCTGGGCGACTACTACCAATTGCTGGCGGACTACCGCAGCTACGTGGACACGCAGGACAAGGTGGATGAGCTGTACCAACAGCCAGAGGAGTGGACGCGCCGCGCCCTGCTGAACATCGCCAACATGGGCTACTTCTCTGCGGATCGCACCATCAAGGAGTACGCCGACGAGATTTGGAACATCAAGCCGGTCAAGCTATAACAGGCCAACAAAAAAGGGAGAGACCGAGGTCTCTCCCTTTTTTTATCTGCCCGGCTTAGGAGGCCAGTGACAGGCTCTTTTCGGGCGTGGTGTGGCGGGCCAGCCACTCGGCGACGCGCTGCTGCTGCGCCTTGTCCAGCCGCATCCCCATCTTGGTACGGCGCCAGATGGCGTCATCCAGTTCGCGTACCCACTCTTTCTCCACCAGATAGCGCAGTTCCGCCTCGGTGAAGTGGTGGCCAAAGTCTTCGCCCAGATCGGCCAGACTGTTGGCACCGGCCAGAATCAGTTCACTGTGGCTACCGTAGGTGTTGGTCAGACGGCGCGCCAGCGACTCCGGCAACCAGTTGCGCTCGCGGCGCAGGGCAGCGGCGTAGGCGTCACGGTCGTTGCCGATGTCGCCCCCCGGCAGCGAACCATTTTTGGTCCAGGCCGGGCCAGCTTTCGGGTAGTACTTCGTCAGCTTCTCCAGCGCATGTTCCGCCAGCTTGCGGTAGGTGGTCAGCTTGCCACCGAACACTGACAGCAGCGGCGTTTGGCCGTTGTCATCCCGCACATCCAGCGTGTAGTCACGGGTGATGGCCTGCGGTGAGTCGGACTCATCATCACACAGCGGGCGTACGCCGGAGTAAGTCCAGACGATGTCCTGACGGGTCAGCTGCTTCTTGAAGTGGGTGTTATACACCTTCAGCAGGTAATCCTTCTCTTTATCGTCGATCTGCACCTTCTTCGGATCGCCTTTGTACTCCACGTCGGTGGTGCCGATGATGGAGTAGTCTTCCATCCACGGGATCACAAACACGATACGGTTATCTTCGTTTTGCAGGATGTAGGCTTGCTTCTGGTTGTGCACACGCGGCACCACAATGTGGCTGCCCTTGATCAGGCGGATGCCATACGGGGACTTCAGCTTCAGGCCGTCGTCGAACAGGTTTTTCACCCACGGGCCGGTGGCGTTGACCAGACCACGTGCGCGGCAGGTAAAGGTTTTGCCGCTCTCGACATCCTGCGCTTCCACCACCCACAAGCCATTTTCGCGGCGTGCAGAGGTCACTTTGGTACGGGTACGCACCTCACCGCCGCGGCGCTCCACTTCCTGCGCGTTCAAGACCACCAGACGGGCGTCATCCACCCAGCAGTCGGAATATTCGAAACCGCGCGTAATTTCCGGTTTCAGCACCGAGTCCGCGCCAAAGCGCAAGCTTTTGCTCGCCGGCAGGCTGGTGCGTTTGCCCAAATGGTCGTAAAGGAACAGGCCGGTGCGGATCATCCAGGCCGGGCGCAGGTGCGGGCGGTGCGGCAGGCGGAAGCGCATCGGGAAAGCGATGTGCGGGGCCAGTTTCAGCAACACTTCACGCTCCGCCAGCGCCTCACTCACCAGACGGAACTCGTAATGCTCCAGGTAGCGCAACCCGCCGTGGATCAGTTTTGAGCTGGCAGAAGAGGTGGCACAGGCCAAGTCTTGCGCTTCCAGCAGCAGTACGGATAGCCCGCGTCCGGCAGCGTCGGCTGCGATGCCAGCACCATTGATGCCGCCACCGATCACGATCAAGTCTTTGGTTTCCACGTCATCTTCCTCCAGATGTTCGCAACAGTTCTTTAATGTTCGTTTTCGCTCATAATTGTACTCGGAAACCATCAAATAAGCCAAGACTTAACCAAATAAAAACATTTATGCGTGATGTGGGTAACATTTTTGGCGCAAAAGCGCGGGTTAACCCATTGAGCAGTCGAGATAATCAGAAAGGAGCAGGTTCGAACCTGCCCCGGCACAGAACCGGGACAGGGGGAAAAGCCGAGGAAAAATCAGGCGGGAGGGCGGATCAGCAGAGTTCGAGCTGCACGTCGTGCTGCTCAATAATCTTCATTACGCTGGCAGGCGGCATCTGGTCGGTGAACAGGTAGTCGATCAGATTCATGTTGCCCAAGTTGACCATCGCGTTGCGGCCAAACTTGGAGTGGTCGGTTACCAGCATCACGCAGCGGGAGTTCTCAATGATCGCGCGCTTGGTGCGCACCTCATGGTAGTCAAACTCCAGCAGCGAGCCATCCATATCGATGCCGCTGATGCCAAGGATGCCGTAATCGAGCCGGAACTGGGAGATGAAGTCGAGCGTCGCCTCGCCAATAATGCCGCCGTCGCGGGTGCGCACCTCGCCACCCGCCAAAATCAGGCGGAAGTCCTCCTTGGCGGTCAGCAGGGTAGCGACGTTCAGGTTATTGGTCACCACCCGCAGGTTCTTATGGTTCAGCAGGGCGTGGGCCACCGCCTCCGGTGTGGTGCCAATATCAATGAACAGGGTGGCGCCATCCGGGATCTGGCTGGCGACCCGTTCGGCGATGC encodes the following:
- the asd gene encoding aspartate-semialdehyde dehydrogenase, with product MKNVGFVGWRGMVGSVLMQRMIEERDFDAIRPVFFSTSQHGQAAPAFTGQSGTLQDAYDLEALRALDIIVTCQGGDYTNEIYPKLRESGWQGYWIDAASSLRMKDDAIIILDPVNHEVIRQGVDRGIKTFVGGNCTVSLMLMSLGGLFAQDLVEWVSVATYQAASGGGARHMRELLTQMGMLHSEVAKELQDPASAILDIERKVTALTRSGSLPTDQFGVPLAGGLIPWIDKALENGQSKEEWKGQAETNKILNTQTLIPVDGLCVRIGALRCHSQAFTIKLKQDVAIPDIEHMLATHNDWVRVIPNDRELSMRELTPAAVTGTLNAPVGRLRKLNMGPEYLSAFTVGDQLLWGAAEPLRRMLRILL
- the glgB gene encoding 1,4-alpha-glucan branching enzyme, which produces MSVLPDQHVINKIIAGHYTDPFSLLGMHKVAAGLEVRALLPEATDVWVIDAQSNRKVVNLHRRDERGFFVGLLPRRKNAFHYQLQVTWGDETVVIEDPYRFGPLLQDLDIWLLSEGTHLRPYERLGAHPTTLDGIEGVSFAVWAPNAVRVSVVGEFNFWDGRRHPMRLRRENGIWELFLPNVKPGQLYKYEIIDCHSHVRLKADPYAFEAQMRPETASRVSKLPASVPRNAARQRANDFDQPISIYEVHLGSWRRHTDNNFWLSYGELAEQLVSYVKEMGFTHIELLPINEHPFDGSWGYQPLGMYAPTRRYGSPDEFRAFIEKAHEAGINVILDWVPGHFPSDDHGLASFDGTSLYEYADPREGYHQDWNTLIYNYGRHEVRNFLAGNAFYWVERYGIDALRVDAVASMIYRDYSRAEGQWVPNYYGGRENLEAIAFLRYTNETLGKALPGAVTLAEESTDYPGVTNPPDAGGLGFHYKWNLGWMHDTLNYMKLDPVHRKYHHDQLTFGMLYAYTENFVLPISHDEVVHGKGSMLDRMPGDAWQKFANLRAYYGFMWAHPGKKLLFMGCEFAQGREWDFNQSLDWHLLEGHDGWHSGVQRLVRDLNHTYQQQTALYELDYQPQGFEWLVVDDHENSVYAFARRDRAGNELIAISNFTPVPRYGYRIGIDRPGRYREVINTDSHFYRGSNVGNEGVIESREEGSHHRPHSLQVTIPPLATLYLVREGA
- the glgX gene encoding glycogen debranching protein GlgX, whose translation is MTELGQGTSTPPGAQADAHGINFSVFSAHATRIELCLFDDDGNEQRLPLPGRTGNWWHGFLPDGRPGLRYGFRAHGPYDPQNGHRFNPNKLLVDPCAHWVEGDVPDDPRLYGGGDQPDSQESAAVAPKSVVVSLEYDWEDDAPPRTPWGQTVIYEAHVRGLTKRHPAIPEAQRGTYAALAHPAMLEHLTSLGITALELLPIQHFADEPRLQREGLSNYWGYNPLALYALEPTYASQPTPQAAMDEFRDAVKTLHRHGIEVILDIVFNHTAEIDLTGPTLSLRGLDNRSYYWLHGNGDYDNMTGCGNTVRLVDEEVVAWAIGCMRHWLEEYHIDGFRFDLAPVMGRTPAFAPDAPLLKAMLADPVISQCKLIAEPWDIGLGGYQLGHFPAPFGEWNDHFRDDMRRFWLQGHLPLGRFATRFAGSSDLFGHDGRRPAASINMLTAHDGFTLQDTVSFNHKHNQSNGEHNRDGASENYSNNHGHEGLDADEEVRARRRRSQQALLTTLLLAHGTPMLLAGDEQGQSQQGNNNAYCQDNELTWLNWADADASLTAFTAALLRLRRQIPALSRESWWEDAGDDVQWLNGQGQPMTVQRWERGPQQHLQILLSRRWLVVINASERADDVPLPPGLWVAVDPFNQDENRPEHGLWHAPARAACVFVRE
- the glgC gene encoding glucose-1-phosphate adenylyltransferase, whose translation is MVKLENKDALMLARQLPTETAALILAGGRGSRLKDLTSTRAKPAVHFGGKFRIIDFALSNCLNSGIRRIGVLTQYQSHTLVQHIQRGWSFLNEEMNEFVDLLPAQQRNEDDNWYKGTADAIYQNIDIIRRYEAKYIVILAGDHIYKMDYSRMLIDHVQKEAECTVACLPVPLAEARDFGVIHVDEEGRICNFIEKPKDPPPMPGNPDMALASMGIYIFNAEFLFRLLEEDRALDNSEHDFGKDVIPKITGQGKAWAHPFTLSCVTSTPGAPPYWRDVGTLDAYWRTNLDLASVTPELDMYDRRWPIRTHMEPLPPAKFVQDRSGSHGMTMNSLVSGGCIVSGSVLLHSVLFPRVRVNSFCTIDSSVLLPDVNIGRSCRLRRCIIDRACHIPEGMVIGENPDEDRRRFYLSEGGVVLVTRAMLAKLEGERGQ
- the glgA gene encoding glycogen synthase GlgA — its product is MQVLHVCSELFPLLKTGGLADVTGALPAAQIAEGTDVRVLIPGFPDIMQGIPETNVVRHLDTFAGPVEVRYGLYRGVGIYVIDAPALYDRAGSPYHDQSLYAYPDNHRRFALLGWIASELALGLDNFWKPDIVHAHDWHAGLTCAYIAARGHPVKTVFTVHNLAYQGLFSASHLHELQIPASFFGVYGLEFYGQISYLKAGLFFADHITAVSPTYAHEITLPAYGYGMEGLLQERESEGRLSGILNGVDEAIWNPETDILLSARYSGDNLRAKAINKAYLQRVMGLDVDENKPVFSVVSRLTSQKGLDLVLGALPGILEQGGQMVILGAGDAVLQQAFLAAAADYPGQVGVQIGYHEAFSHRIIGGADVILVPSRFEPCGLTQLYGLKYGTLPLVRRTGGLADTVVDCSLENLADGTASGFVFEDTTAQSLSQAVRRAMVLWTRQKHWRHVQQHAMSLDFSWQVAAQSYKALYQRLLG